A single Vanacampus margaritifer isolate UIUO_Vmar chromosome 7, RoL_Vmar_1.0, whole genome shotgun sequence DNA region contains:
- the chrna6 gene encoding neuronal acetylcholine receptor subunit alpha-6 isoform X1, whose protein sequence is MHHAVRWTWLLLLGGLVTQGCLASKAEDRLFRKLFRRYNQFIRPVENVSDPVTVEFEVSISQLVKVDEVNQIMETNLWLRHIWNDYKLRWMPDEFDGIEFIRVPSNKIWRPDIVLYNNAVGDFLVEDKTKALLKFDGTITWIPPAIFKSSCPMDITYFPFDYQNCSMKFGSWTYDKAKIDLVLIGSKVNLKDFWESGEWEIIDAPGYKHDIKYNCCEEIYPDITYSFYIRRLPLFYTINLIIPCLLISFLTVLVFYLPSDCGEKVTLCISVLLSLTVFLLVITETIPSTSLVIPLIGEYLLFTMIFVTLSIVITVFVLNVHYRTPMTHTMPGWVRSVFLKVLPRIMLMRRPTDADSKAGGLENSGEAGGAGGGGGGGGARKRKNNLTQQVGGGSLNCLEFGDSTLSSVEGCSCPCQHEKESPESTATVKTARQLSPQQSINSVVAFSVVSPEIKQAIESVEYIAENMRSRNRAKEVEDDWKYVAMVIDRIFLWVFVTVCVLGTVGLFLQPLFGFVS, encoded by the exons GCTGCCTTGCGTCGAAAGCAGAAGACCGACTCTTCAGAAAGCTTTTCAGGAGGTACAACCAGTTCATCAGACCGGTGGAGAACGTCTCAGACCCTGTCACGGTGGAGTTTGAAGTTTCCATCTCACAGCTGGTCAAAGTT GACGAGGTCAATCAGATCATGGAAACAAATTTGTGGCTCAGGCAT ATTTGGAATGATTACAAGCTGCGATGGATGCCCGATGAGTTTGATGGAATTGAGTTCATTCGAGTCCCGTCAAACAAGATCTGGCGACCCGACATTGTTCTCTACAACAA TGCTGTTGGGGATTTCCTGGTGGAGGATAAAACGAAGGCACTGCTGAAGTTTGATGGTACCATTACCTGGATTCCTCCCGCAATTTTCAAATCCTCCTGCCCAATGGACATCACCTACTTCCCCTTCGATTATCAGAACTGCTCAATGAAGTTTGGCTCATGGACTTATGACAAAGCCAAGATTGACCTTGTACTTATTGGATCCAAG GTCAACTTGAAAGACTTCTGGGAGAGCGGCGAGTGGGAGATCATCGATGCTCCCGGCTACAAGCATGACATCAAGTACAACTGCTGCGAGGAAATCTACCCGGACATCACTTACTCCTTCTACATCCGCCGACTGCCGCTTTTCTACACCATCAACCTCATCATCCCCTGCCTCCTCATCTCTTTCCTCACAGTGCTGGTTTTCTATCTCCCGTCCGACTGTGGAGAGAAGGTCACGCTCTGTATCTCCGTCCTGCTCTCCCTCACTGTATTTCTTCTCGTTATCACCGAGACCATCCCCTCCACATCTCTGGTCATCCCGCTGATCGGAGAGTATCTGCTCTTCACCATGATCTTCGTCACGCTCAGCATTGTCATTACGGTTTTCGTGTTGAACGTGCACTACCGCACCCCCATGACGCACACCATGCCCGGATGGGTGCGCTCAGTGTTTCTTAAAGTGCTGCCGAGGATTATGTTGATGCGGAGACCGACTGATGCGGACAGCAAGGCTGGAGGGTTGGAGAACAGTGGGGAGGCAGGAGGAGctggagggggaggaggaggcggaggagccaggaagaggaagaatAACTTGACGCAG CAGGTAGGAGGAGGTTCCCTAAATTGTCTGGAGTTTGGGGACAGTACGTTGTCCTCCGTGGAAGGCTGCTCTTGTCCTTGCCAGCATGAGAAGGAGAGTCCCGAATCGACAGCGACTGTAAAGACGGCACGTCAGCTGAGTCCACAGCAGAGCATCAATTCAGTAGTGGCCTTCTCCGTCGTGTCACCCGAGATTAAGCAGGCCATCGAGAGCGTCGAGTACATCGCTGAGAACATGAGGAGCCGAAACAGAGCCAAAGAG GTGGAAGATGACTGGAAGTACGTTGCCATGGTGATTGACAGGATCTTCCTATGGGTGTTTGTGACCGTGTGTGTTCTGGGAACAGTGGGTCTCTTCCTCCAACCCCTTTTTGGATTTGTTTCATAA
- the chrna6 gene encoding neuronal acetylcholine receptor subunit alpha-6 isoform X2, translating to MPLLKDEVNQIMETNLWLRHIWNDYKLRWMPDEFDGIEFIRVPSNKIWRPDIVLYNNAVGDFLVEDKTKALLKFDGTITWIPPAIFKSSCPMDITYFPFDYQNCSMKFGSWTYDKAKIDLVLIGSKVNLKDFWESGEWEIIDAPGYKHDIKYNCCEEIYPDITYSFYIRRLPLFYTINLIIPCLLISFLTVLVFYLPSDCGEKVTLCISVLLSLTVFLLVITETIPSTSLVIPLIGEYLLFTMIFVTLSIVITVFVLNVHYRTPMTHTMPGWVRSVFLKVLPRIMLMRRPTDADSKAGGLENSGEAGGAGGGGGGGGARKRKNNLTQQVGGGSLNCLEFGDSTLSSVEGCSCPCQHEKESPESTATVKTARQLSPQQSINSVVAFSVVSPEIKQAIESVEYIAENMRSRNRAKEVEDDWKYVAMVIDRIFLWVFVTVCVLGTVGLFLQPLFGFVS from the exons ATGCCTCTTCTCAAG GACGAGGTCAATCAGATCATGGAAACAAATTTGTGGCTCAGGCAT ATTTGGAATGATTACAAGCTGCGATGGATGCCCGATGAGTTTGATGGAATTGAGTTCATTCGAGTCCCGTCAAACAAGATCTGGCGACCCGACATTGTTCTCTACAACAA TGCTGTTGGGGATTTCCTGGTGGAGGATAAAACGAAGGCACTGCTGAAGTTTGATGGTACCATTACCTGGATTCCTCCCGCAATTTTCAAATCCTCCTGCCCAATGGACATCACCTACTTCCCCTTCGATTATCAGAACTGCTCAATGAAGTTTGGCTCATGGACTTATGACAAAGCCAAGATTGACCTTGTACTTATTGGATCCAAG GTCAACTTGAAAGACTTCTGGGAGAGCGGCGAGTGGGAGATCATCGATGCTCCCGGCTACAAGCATGACATCAAGTACAACTGCTGCGAGGAAATCTACCCGGACATCACTTACTCCTTCTACATCCGCCGACTGCCGCTTTTCTACACCATCAACCTCATCATCCCCTGCCTCCTCATCTCTTTCCTCACAGTGCTGGTTTTCTATCTCCCGTCCGACTGTGGAGAGAAGGTCACGCTCTGTATCTCCGTCCTGCTCTCCCTCACTGTATTTCTTCTCGTTATCACCGAGACCATCCCCTCCACATCTCTGGTCATCCCGCTGATCGGAGAGTATCTGCTCTTCACCATGATCTTCGTCACGCTCAGCATTGTCATTACGGTTTTCGTGTTGAACGTGCACTACCGCACCCCCATGACGCACACCATGCCCGGATGGGTGCGCTCAGTGTTTCTTAAAGTGCTGCCGAGGATTATGTTGATGCGGAGACCGACTGATGCGGACAGCAAGGCTGGAGGGTTGGAGAACAGTGGGGAGGCAGGAGGAGctggagggggaggaggaggcggaggagccaggaagaggaagaatAACTTGACGCAG CAGGTAGGAGGAGGTTCCCTAAATTGTCTGGAGTTTGGGGACAGTACGTTGTCCTCCGTGGAAGGCTGCTCTTGTCCTTGCCAGCATGAGAAGGAGAGTCCCGAATCGACAGCGACTGTAAAGACGGCACGTCAGCTGAGTCCACAGCAGAGCATCAATTCAGTAGTGGCCTTCTCCGTCGTGTCACCCGAGATTAAGCAGGCCATCGAGAGCGTCGAGTACATCGCTGAGAACATGAGGAGCCGAAACAGAGCCAAAGAG GTGGAAGATGACTGGAAGTACGTTGCCATGGTGATTGACAGGATCTTCCTATGGGTGTTTGTGACCGTGTGTGTTCTGGGAACAGTGGGTCTCTTCCTCCAACCCCTTTTTGGATTTGTTTCATAA
- the chrna6 gene encoding neuronal acetylcholine receptor subunit alpha-6 isoform X3, with the protein METNLWLRHIWNDYKLRWMPDEFDGIEFIRVPSNKIWRPDIVLYNNAVGDFLVEDKTKALLKFDGTITWIPPAIFKSSCPMDITYFPFDYQNCSMKFGSWTYDKAKIDLVLIGSKVNLKDFWESGEWEIIDAPGYKHDIKYNCCEEIYPDITYSFYIRRLPLFYTINLIIPCLLISFLTVLVFYLPSDCGEKVTLCISVLLSLTVFLLVITETIPSTSLVIPLIGEYLLFTMIFVTLSIVITVFVLNVHYRTPMTHTMPGWVRSVFLKVLPRIMLMRRPTDADSKAGGLENSGEAGGAGGGGGGGGARKRKNNLTQQVGGGSLNCLEFGDSTLSSVEGCSCPCQHEKESPESTATVKTARQLSPQQSINSVVAFSVVSPEIKQAIESVEYIAENMRSRNRAKEVEDDWKYVAMVIDRIFLWVFVTVCVLGTVGLFLQPLFGFVS; encoded by the exons ATGGAAACAAATTTGTGGCTCAGGCAT ATTTGGAATGATTACAAGCTGCGATGGATGCCCGATGAGTTTGATGGAATTGAGTTCATTCGAGTCCCGTCAAACAAGATCTGGCGACCCGACATTGTTCTCTACAACAA TGCTGTTGGGGATTTCCTGGTGGAGGATAAAACGAAGGCACTGCTGAAGTTTGATGGTACCATTACCTGGATTCCTCCCGCAATTTTCAAATCCTCCTGCCCAATGGACATCACCTACTTCCCCTTCGATTATCAGAACTGCTCAATGAAGTTTGGCTCATGGACTTATGACAAAGCCAAGATTGACCTTGTACTTATTGGATCCAAG GTCAACTTGAAAGACTTCTGGGAGAGCGGCGAGTGGGAGATCATCGATGCTCCCGGCTACAAGCATGACATCAAGTACAACTGCTGCGAGGAAATCTACCCGGACATCACTTACTCCTTCTACATCCGCCGACTGCCGCTTTTCTACACCATCAACCTCATCATCCCCTGCCTCCTCATCTCTTTCCTCACAGTGCTGGTTTTCTATCTCCCGTCCGACTGTGGAGAGAAGGTCACGCTCTGTATCTCCGTCCTGCTCTCCCTCACTGTATTTCTTCTCGTTATCACCGAGACCATCCCCTCCACATCTCTGGTCATCCCGCTGATCGGAGAGTATCTGCTCTTCACCATGATCTTCGTCACGCTCAGCATTGTCATTACGGTTTTCGTGTTGAACGTGCACTACCGCACCCCCATGACGCACACCATGCCCGGATGGGTGCGCTCAGTGTTTCTTAAAGTGCTGCCGAGGATTATGTTGATGCGGAGACCGACTGATGCGGACAGCAAGGCTGGAGGGTTGGAGAACAGTGGGGAGGCAGGAGGAGctggagggggaggaggaggcggaggagccaggaagaggaagaatAACTTGACGCAG CAGGTAGGAGGAGGTTCCCTAAATTGTCTGGAGTTTGGGGACAGTACGTTGTCCTCCGTGGAAGGCTGCTCTTGTCCTTGCCAGCATGAGAAGGAGAGTCCCGAATCGACAGCGACTGTAAAGACGGCACGTCAGCTGAGTCCACAGCAGAGCATCAATTCAGTAGTGGCCTTCTCCGTCGTGTCACCCGAGATTAAGCAGGCCATCGAGAGCGTCGAGTACATCGCTGAGAACATGAGGAGCCGAAACAGAGCCAAAGAG GTGGAAGATGACTGGAAGTACGTTGCCATGGTGATTGACAGGATCTTCCTATGGGTGTTTGTGACCGTGTGTGTTCTGGGAACAGTGGGTCTCTTCCTCCAACCCCTTTTTGGATTTGTTTCATAA